The following are encoded in a window of Pseudomonas sp. St316 genomic DNA:
- a CDS encoding LysE/ArgO family amino acid transporter — protein sequence MWQSYMNGLLVAFGLIMAIGAQNAFVLAQSLRREHHLPVAALCVTFDALLVAAGVFGLATLLAQSPLLLSIARWGGAAFLLWYASLALRRACSKQSLQQGENQAVRSLRAVLLSALAVTLLNPHVYLDTVLLIGSLGAQQSVPGAYVVGAASASLLWFFTLAFGAAWLAPWLARPSTWRILDLLVAVMMFTVAVQLIVNG from the coding sequence ATGTGGCAAAGTTATATGAACGGCCTGCTGGTAGCCTTTGGGCTGATCATGGCCATCGGCGCCCAGAACGCATTTGTGCTGGCCCAGAGCCTGCGCCGCGAACATCATCTGCCCGTGGCGGCGCTGTGCGTCACGTTCGATGCGCTGCTGGTCGCCGCCGGGGTCTTCGGCTTGGCGACCTTACTGGCCCAGAGTCCGTTGCTGCTGTCGATTGCCCGCTGGGGCGGGGCGGCGTTCCTGCTCTGGTACGCCAGCCTGGCCCTGCGCCGGGCCTGCTCCAAGCAAAGCCTGCAACAGGGGGAAAACCAGGCCGTGCGCTCGCTGCGGGCGGTGCTGCTCAGCGCCCTGGCGGTAACGCTGCTCAACCCCCACGTTTACCTCGACACCGTGCTGCTGATCGGCTCCCTCGGTGCTCAGCAGAGCGTGCCCGGCGCCTATGTCGTGGGCGCGGCCAGCGCCTCGCTGCTGTGGTTCTTCACCCTGGCCTTCGGCGCTGCGTGGCTGGCACCCTGGCTGGCTCGGCCAAGCACCTGGCGGATCCTCGACCTGCTCGTGGCGGTGATGATGTTTACCGTGGCGGTGCAATTGATCGTCAACGGCTGA
- a CDS encoding RNA polymerase sigma factor — MSVETVKARVEQVYRQDSRRILATLIRLLGDFDLAEEALHEAFFIAVERWQRDGVPDNPRAWLVSAGRFKAIDSLRRRARFAASRPMLIAQLEELEQGQWSDEDVEDDRLRLIFTCCHPALAADAQVPLTLREVCDLTTEQIARAFLAAPAAIAQRIVRAKAKIRDAGIPYQVPSRAELPERLDSVLRVIYLVFNEGYSASMGAELTREDLTREAIRLGRLLMELLPEAEVMGLLALMLLHESRRPARTSSTGELILLDEQARSLWDAELIAEGCALVEAALKTRHFGPYCLQAAIAAVHAEAPTAEQTDWLQIVGLYDVLLRAVPSPVIELNRAAALAKRDGPEAGLRLVEAILGRGELLDYHLAYAAQAEFCRQLGRLDEARAAYRRALELTQQLPERRFIEGRLAGLQ; from the coding sequence ATGTCGGTCGAAACGGTCAAGGCGCGGGTCGAGCAGGTGTATCGGCAAGACTCGCGGCGGATCCTGGCGACGTTGATTCGCCTGCTGGGGGACTTCGACCTCGCCGAAGAAGCCTTGCACGAGGCCTTTTTCATTGCGGTCGAGCGCTGGCAGCGCGACGGGGTGCCGGACAACCCGCGGGCCTGGCTGGTATCTGCCGGGCGTTTCAAAGCCATCGACAGTTTGCGTCGGCGTGCGCGTTTCGCCGCGTCCCGGCCAATGTTGATCGCCCAGCTCGAAGAGCTGGAGCAGGGCCAGTGGAGTGACGAAGACGTGGAAGATGATCGCCTGCGGCTGATTTTCACCTGTTGCCACCCGGCCCTGGCGGCGGATGCCCAGGTGCCCCTGACGTTGCGGGAAGTCTGCGACCTGACCACCGAACAAATCGCCCGGGCTTTCCTCGCCGCCCCGGCGGCCATCGCCCAGCGTATCGTGCGGGCCAAGGCGAAAATCCGCGATGCCGGGATTCCCTACCAAGTGCCGTCCCGCGCGGAACTGCCGGAACGGCTGGACAGCGTACTGCGGGTGATCTATCTGGTGTTCAACGAGGGTTATTCGGCCTCGATGGGCGCCGAGCTGACCCGCGAAGACCTGACGCGCGAAGCCATCCGCCTCGGGCGCCTGCTGATGGAGTTGCTGCCTGAGGCTGAGGTCATGGGGTTGCTGGCGTTGATGCTGCTGCACGAATCCCGGCGCCCGGCGCGAACGTCATCGACCGGTGAACTGATCCTGCTGGATGAACAAGCACGATCCTTATGGGATGCCGAGCTGATCGCCGAGGGCTGTGCGTTGGTGGAAGCAGCGCTGAAAACCCGGCATTTCGGGCCCTACTGCCTGCAAGCGGCGATTGCGGCGGTGCATGCCGAAGCACCGACGGCAGAGCAGACGGATTGGCTGCAGATTGTCGGGCTTTATGATGTGTTGTTGCGGGCCGTGCCGTCGCCGGTGATCGAACTCAACCGCGCCGCCGCCTTGGCCAAGCGCGATGGACCGGAAGCAGGCTTGCGCCTGGTCGAGGCGATCCTGGGGCGCGGGGAACTGCTCGACTATCACCTGGCCTACGCGGCGCAGGCGGAATTCTGTCGTCAACTGGGACGATTGGACGAGGCGAGGGCGGCGTATCGACGCGCGCTTGAGTTGACTCAGCAGTTGCCGGAACGGCGGTTTATCGAAGGGCGGCTTGCGGGGTTGCAGTAA
- a CDS encoding Fe-Mn family superoxide dismutase has translation MAFELPPLPYPHDALQPHISKETLEYHHDKHHNTYVVNLNNLVPGTEFEGKTLEQIVKTSSGGIFNNAAQVWNHTFYWNCLAPNAGGQPTGALAEAINKAFGSFDKFKEEFSKTSIGTFGSGWGWLVKKADGSLALASTIGAGNPLTSGDTPLLTCDVWEHAYYIDYRNVRPKYVEAFWNLVNWKFVAEQFEGKTFTA, from the coding sequence ATGGCTTTCGAATTGCCGCCGCTGCCCTATCCACACGATGCACTGCAGCCGCACATCTCCAAAGAGACTCTGGAATACCACCACGACAAGCACCACAACACCTATGTCGTGAACCTGAACAACCTGGTGCCTGGCACCGAGTTCGAAGGCAAGACCCTGGAACAAATCGTCAAGACTTCCTCGGGCGGTATCTTCAACAACGCCGCTCAGGTCTGGAACCACACCTTCTACTGGAACTGCCTGGCGCCAAACGCCGGCGGTCAACCAACCGGCGCGCTGGCTGAAGCCATCAACAAGGCCTTCGGTTCGTTCGACAAGTTCAAGGAAGAATTCAGCAAGACGTCCATCGGCACCTTCGGTTCCGGCTGGGGCTGGCTGGTGAAAAAGGCTGACGGTTCCCTGGCCCTGGCCAGCACCATCGGCGCCGGCAACCCGCTGACCAGCGGCGACACTCCGCTGCTGACGTGCGACGTGTGGGAACACGCCTACTACATCGACTACCGCAACGTTCGTCCGAAATACGTCGAAGCGTTCTGGAACCTGGTCAACTGGAAATTCGTCGCTGAGCAGTTCGAAGGCAAAACCTTCACCGCCTAA
- a CDS encoding imelysin family protein, whose product MIRMPLATASLLAIAISLAGCGEGKDKAAAPQAPTPAASTAAPVAPAAGKIDEAAAKAVVAHYADIVYAVYSDAQSTAKTLQTAVDAFLAKPNAETLKAARAAWVAARVPYLQSEVFRFGNTIIDDWEGQVNAWPLDEGLIDYVDKSYEHALGNPGATANIIANTEVQIGEDKVDVKDITPEKLASLNELGGSEANVATGYHAIEFLLWGQDLNGTGPGAGNRPASDYLQGAGATGGHNDRRRAYLKSVTQLLVNDLDEMVGNWKPNVADNYRATLEAEPAESGLRKMLFGMGSLSLGELAGERMKVSLEANSPEDEQDCFSDNTHNSHFYDAKGIRNVYLGEYTRADGTKMTGASLSSLVAKADPAADTALKADLADTEAKIQVMVDHANKGEHYDQLIAAGNTAGNQIVRDAIAALVKQTGSIEQAAGKLGISDLNPDNADHEF is encoded by the coding sequence ATGATTCGTATGCCCCTGGCTACCGCCAGTCTGCTGGCTATCGCTATTTCCCTCGCCGGTTGCGGCGAAGGCAAAGACAAGGCCGCCGCGCCGCAAGCGCCAACGCCTGCCGCCAGCACCGCGGCACCGGTCGCCCCTGCTGCCGGCAAAATCGACGAAGCTGCCGCCAAGGCCGTAGTCGCGCACTATGCCGACATCGTCTATGCCGTCTACAGCGATGCCCAATCCACGGCAAAGACCCTGCAAACCGCCGTCGACGCGTTCCTGGCCAAGCCGAACGCCGAGACCCTGAAGGCCGCCCGGGCTGCCTGGGTCGCCGCGCGCGTGCCTTACCTGCAAAGCGAAGTGTTCCGCTTCGGCAACACCATCATCGACGACTGGGAAGGCCAGGTGAACGCCTGGCCCCTGGACGAGGGCCTGATCGACTACGTCGATAAATCCTACGAGCACGCCTTGGGTAACCCGGGCGCTACCGCCAACATCATCGCCAACACTGAAGTCCAGATTGGCGAAGACAAGGTCGACGTGAAGGACATCACCCCGGAAAAACTCGCCAGCCTGAACGAGCTGGGCGGTTCCGAGGCCAACGTCGCCACCGGCTACCACGCCATCGAATTCCTGCTGTGGGGCCAGGACCTCAACGGCACCGGCCCGGGTGCGGGCAACCGCCCGGCGTCGGACTACCTGCAAGGTGCTGGCGCCACCGGTGGTCACAACGACCGTCGTCGTGCGTACCTCAAGTCCGTGACCCAATTGCTGGTCAACGACCTGGACGAAATGGTCGGCAACTGGAAGCCGAACGTGGCTGACAACTACCGCGCCACCCTGGAAGCCGAACCCGCCGAAAGCGGCCTGCGCAAGATGCTGTTCGGCATGGGCAGCCTGTCCCTGGGTGAACTGGCGGGCGAGCGCATGAAGGTGTCCCTGGAAGCCAACTCGCCAGAAGACGAGCAGGATTGCTTCAGCGACAACACCCACAACTCGCACTTCTACGATGCCAAGGGCATACGTAACGTTTACCTGGGCGAATACACCCGCGCCGACGGCACCAAGATGACCGGCGCGAGCCTGTCGTCCCTGGTGGCCAAGGCCGATCCGGCTGCGGACACCGCGCTCAAGGCCGACCTGGCCGACACCGAGGCCAAGATCCAGGTCATGGTAGATCACGCCAACAAGGGTGAGCACTACGACCAACTGATCGCCGCCGGTAACACTGCGGGCAACCAGATCGTGCGCGACGCCATCGCCGCGCTGGTCAAGCAGACCGGTTCGATCGAACAGGCTGCGGGCAAACTGGGCATCAGCGACCTGAACCCGGACAACGCTGATCACGAGTTCTGA
- a CDS encoding GGDEF domain-containing phosphodiesterase: MKLELKNSLSVKLLRVVLLSALIVGMILSCAQIVFDAYKTNQAVASDAQRILDMFRDPSTQAVYSLDREMGMQVIEGLFQDEAVRMASIGHPRETMLAEKTRPLQQSESRWLTDLILGKERTFTTQLVGRGPYSEYYGDLSITLDTATYGEGFIVSSVIIFISGMLRALAMGLVLYLVYHWLLTKPLSRIIQHLTEINPDRPSAHKIPQLRGHEQNELGLWINTANQLLESIERNTHLRHEAENSLLRMAQYDFLTGLPNRQQLQQQLDKILVDAGRLQRRVAVLCVGLDDFKGINEQFSYQTGDQLLLALADRLRAHSGRLGALARLGGDQFALVQADIEQPYEAAELAQSILDDLEAPFAIDDQQIRLRATIGITLFPEDGDSTEKLLQKAEQTMTLAKSRSRNRYQFYIASVDSEMRRRRELEKDLREALAREQFTLVYQPQISYRDLRVVGTEALIRWHHPEHGLVPPDLFIPLAEQNGTIIAIGEWVLDQACRQLREWHDQGFLDLRMAVNLSTVQLHHAELPRVVNNLLQMYRLPPRSLELEVTETGLMEDITTAAQHLLSLRRSGALIAIDDFGTGYSSLSYLKSLPLDKIKIDKSFVQDLLDDEDDATIVRAIIQLGKSLGMQVIAEGVETVEQEAYIIAEGCHEGQGYYYSKPLPARELGLYLKQAERSKVSII; the protein is encoded by the coding sequence TTGAAGCTGGAACTCAAGAACAGCTTGTCTGTGAAGTTGCTCCGGGTCGTGCTCCTCTCGGCATTGATCGTTGGCATGATCTTGAGCTGCGCCCAGATCGTGTTCGATGCCTACAAAACCAACCAGGCCGTCGCCAGCGACGCCCAGCGGATCCTCGACATGTTCCGCGATCCTTCGACCCAGGCCGTCTACAGCCTGGACCGGGAGATGGGCATGCAAGTGATCGAGGGCCTGTTCCAGGACGAAGCCGTACGCATGGCTTCCATCGGCCATCCACGCGAAACCATGCTCGCCGAAAAAACCCGGCCCTTGCAGCAGTCCGAAAGCCGCTGGCTGACCGACCTGATCCTGGGCAAGGAGCGCACCTTCACCACGCAACTGGTGGGACGCGGGCCCTATAGCGAATATTACGGCGACCTGAGCATTACCCTCGACACCGCCACCTACGGCGAGGGCTTCATCGTCAGTTCGGTGATCATCTTCATTTCCGGGATGCTGCGGGCCTTGGCCATGGGCCTGGTGCTGTACCTGGTCTATCACTGGCTGCTGACCAAACCGTTGTCGCGAATCATCCAGCACCTGACCGAAATCAACCCTGATCGCCCCAGCGCGCACAAAATCCCGCAGTTGCGCGGCCACGAGCAAAACGAGCTGGGCCTGTGGATCAATACGGCCAACCAACTGCTCGAATCCATCGAGCGCAACACGCACCTGCGCCACGAAGCGGAAAACAGTCTGCTGCGCATGGCCCAGTACGACTTCCTCACCGGCCTGCCCAACCGCCAGCAATTGCAACAGCAACTGGACAAGATCCTGGTGGACGCCGGACGCTTGCAACGCCGGGTGGCGGTGCTGTGTGTGGGGCTGGATGATTTCAAGGGCATCAACGAACAGTTCAGCTATCAGACCGGCGACCAGCTGCTGCTGGCCCTGGCCGATCGGCTGCGGGCCCACAGCGGCCGGCTCGGCGCACTGGCACGGCTGGGGGGCGATCAGTTCGCCCTGGTCCAGGCCGACATCGAACAGCCTTACGAAGCCGCCGAACTGGCCCAGAGTATCCTCGACGACCTGGAAGCGCCGTTCGCCATCGACGATCAGCAAATCCGCCTGCGGGCCACCATCGGCATCACCCTCTTCCCCGAAGACGGCGACAGCACCGAGAAACTGTTGCAGAAAGCCGAGCAGACCATGACCCTGGCCAAGAGCCGCTCGCGCAATCGCTACCAGTTCTACATCGCCAGCGTCGACAGCGAAATGCGCCGTCGTCGCGAACTGGAGAAAGACTTGCGCGAGGCCCTGGCCCGCGAGCAGTTCACCCTGGTGTACCAGCCGCAGATCAGCTACCGCGACCTGCGGGTGGTGGGTACCGAAGCCCTGATCCGCTGGCACCATCCCGAGCACGGCCTGGTGCCGCCGGATCTGTTCATTCCCCTGGCCGAGCAGAACGGCACCATTATCGCCATCGGTGAATGGGTGCTGGACCAGGCTTGCAGGCAATTGCGCGAATGGCACGATCAGGGCTTCCTCGACCTGCGCATGGCGGTCAACCTGTCGACGGTGCAACTGCACCACGCCGAACTGCCGCGAGTGGTGAACAATCTCCTGCAAATGTACCGGCTGCCGCCGCGCAGCCTGGAGCTGGAGGTTACCGAGACCGGCCTGATGGAAGACATCACCACCGCTGCCCAGCATTTGCTGAGCTTGCGCCGCTCCGGGGCGCTGATTGCCATCGACGACTTCGGGACCGGCTATTCGTCCCTGAGCTACCTCAAGAGCCTGCCGCTGGACAAGATCAAGATCGACAAGAGCTTCGTCCAGGACCTGCTTGACGACGAGGACGATGCAACCATCGTCCGGGCCATCATCCAGTTGGGCAAGAGCCTGGGGATGCAGGTCATTGCCGAAGGCGTCGAGACGGTCGAACAGGAAGCCTACATCATCGCCGAGGGCTGCCACGAAGGTCAGGGGTATTACTACAGCAAACCGCTGCCGGCGCGGGAATTGGGCCTTTACCTGAAGCAGGCCGAGCGCAGCAAGGTTTCCATCATCTGA